One stretch of Miscanthus floridulus cultivar M001 chromosome 18, ASM1932011v1, whole genome shotgun sequence DNA includes these proteins:
- the LOC136522730 gene encoding ethylene-responsive transcription factor 4-like, whose product MQGGGSIVELARKAAALARTGRAARLAAMRPVRKRNYRGVQQRKNRYYSVIGNIHTRRLVWLGSYKTPEEAAYAWDAAARVTRVHWAKPKFPEPTWARAAPAREEVSTELVLALPMPAACEPAAPARRREPAAVVAAQVSFDNWLLSASAAAAEPQQQQGAPAVVLPHQQQRTGLLPPFTQFFHLSGPATAAAAANGSAAVVNPSNPGAYVLTQQNVQMSPTNPASTALSSTEPVAQASQFFPSAAALTQHRNLPVSQAGVCDQSVVGDNFTNNGASSSSAAPPPVPRLTLDLLLDLPGRGGPGGAQ is encoded by the coding sequence ATGCAAGGCGGCGGAAGCATCGTCGAGCTCGCGAGGAAGGCGGCGGCCTTGGCGAGGACCGGGCGAGCGGCGCGGCTGGCGGCCATGCGTCCGGTGCGGAAGCGGAACTACCGCGGCGTCCAGCAGCGAAAAAACAGGTACTACTCCGTGATCGGGAACATCCACACCCGGCGCCTGGTATGGCTGGGGTCGTACAAGACCCCCGAGGAGGCCGCGTACGCGTGGGACGCCGCCGCGAGGGTGACGCGCGTGCACTGGGCCAAGCCCAAGTTCCCCGAGCCGACCTGGGCGCGTGCGGCGCCGGCGCGGGAGGAGGTGTCCACGGAGCTCGTGCTCGCGCTGCCGATGCCCGCCGCTTGTGAGCCCGCGGCGCCGGCGCGACGCCGCGAGCCTGCTGCGGTGGTGGCGGCTCAGGTGTCCTTCGACAACTGGCTGCTGTCTGCGTCGGCGGCCGCAGCAGAGCCACAGCAACAGCAGGGAGCACCGGCGGTGGTGCTGCCGCACCAGCAACAACGCACGGGGCTACTGCCACCGTTCACACAGTTTTTCCACCTTTCAGGTCCCGCCACTGCTGCAGCCGCCGCCAATGGCAGCGCCGCTGTCGTCAACCCTTCCAACCCGGGTGCCTATGTTTTGACACAGCAGAACGTGCAGATGTCGCCCACCAATCCGGCGAGCACCGCACTGAGCAGCACCGAGCCCGTCGCCCAGGCCTCGCAGTTCTTCCCCTCCGCTGCCGCCCTTACCCAGCACCGCAATCTGCCGGTGTCGCAGGCCGGCGTGTGTGATCAGTCCGTCGTCGGGGATAACTTCACCAACAACGGtgcgtcctcctcgtctgctgcACCTCCTCCAGTGCCTCGGCTCACGCTCGATCTGCTGCTCGATCTGCCTGGTCGCGGCGGCCCCGGTGGGGCGCAGTAA
- the LOC136522869 gene encoding triacylglycerol lipase 2-like has product MAQDLYLLSLILFIALNLQSVLSWRMQNSTNDISDDQCPPQPHPFGMCKSRVAAYGYPCEEYHVTTEDGYILSLKRIPHGLSNATSNSTEDTRTPVLLFHGLLVDGFCWVLSTPKQSLGFILADGGFDVWIANCRGTKSSRRHTTLSPEDPAFWDWTWDQLADYDLPAVLQFVYNKTGGQKVHYIGHSLGTLIMLAALSDKKLTDVVRSAALLCPIAYLNRMKSRLILLAARIFLAETIHMLGYHEFNPLGRVAQELLGEVCVDPDVDCYDLFSSVAGPDCCLNASTTCIFLQHGPQSTSVKNMIHMSQLVRKSSIRKYDYGNKKENMKHYNQTRPPPYDLSSIPRHVPLFLTHGGQDFLGDVPDTRHLLRTIIREHDSDDIEVLYMPDYAHGDFVMGYNAPQLIYKPMVEFFKRH; this is encoded by the exons ATGGCTCAGGATCTCTATCTACTCTCCCTGATTCTTTTCATTGCCTTGAACCTGCAAAGTGTTCTCTCATGGAGGATGCAGAATTCTACAAATGATATTAGTGATGATCAATGCCCTCCACAACCCCACCCTTTTGGTATGTGCAAGTCACGAGTAGCAGCTTATGGCTATCCATGTGAAGAATATCATGTAACAACAGAGGATGGCTATATTCTTAGCTTAAAGAGGATCCCCCATGGTCTTTCTAATGCTACTAGTAACTCCACTGAGGATACAAGGACACCAGTACTACTATTCCATGGGCTGCTGGTG GATGGTTTCTGTTGGGTACTGAGTACACCAAAACAATCACTAGGCTTCATTTTGGCTGATGGTGGGTTTGATGTTTGGATCGCCAACTGTCGTGGAACAAAGTCCAGTCGCAGACATACCACCCTTTCTCCAGAAGACCCG GCTTTTTGGGACTGGACATGGGACCAACTTGCTGATTATGATCTTCCTGCTGTACTTCAGTTTGTCTATAACAAAACAGGAGGCCAGAAAGTCCACTATATTGGTCACTCCCTG GGGACCTTGATTATGCTTGCAGCCCTCTCAGATAAAAAGTTAACAGACGTAGTGCGATCAGCCGCGTTGCTCTGCCCAATTGCTTATCTGAACAGGATGAAATCAAGGCTCATCTTGCTTGCGGCTCGAATCTTCCTTGCAGAA ACAATTCACATGCTAGGTTATCACGAGTTCAATCCTCTTGG GCGAGTTGCACAAGAACTGTTAGGAGAAGTCTGCGTCGACCCAGACGTCGACTGTTATGATTTATTTTCATCTGTAGCAG GACCGGACTGCTGCCTCAATGCTTCGACTACATGCATCTTCCTGCAGCACGGTCCACAGTCAACCTCTGTCAAAAACATGATTCACATGTCGCAGC TGGTCAGGAAATCATCGATCAGAAAGTACGATTACGGAAACAAGAAGGAGAACATGAAGCACTACAATCAGACACGGCCCCCGCCATACGACCTCTCGTCCATCCCGAGGCATGTCCCCTTGTTCCTCACCCATGGCGGCCAAGATTTCCTCGGCGACGTCCCTGACACGAGGCACCTCCTGCGGACGATCATCAGGGAGCATGACAGCGATGACATCGAGGTGCTGTACATGCCTGACTATGCGCACGGCGACTTTGTCATGGGCTACAATGCTCCACAACTCATATACAAGCCCATGGTGGAATTCTTCAAGCGTCACTGA
- the LOC136520611 gene encoding G-type lectin S-receptor-like serine/threonine-protein kinase B120 isoform X2 — MMNKKGLMDIDMVYIAAFIILTFLSSLCRSDNQLTQTKPLLPKDTLISEGGDFALGFFSPTNSSKKLYIGIWYHHIAERTVVWVANRDNPIKTPSAKLAITGNSELVLSDSQGHTLWTATGNTGGGGAGASAVLLSSGNFVLRSPNGTELWQSFDHPTDNVLPNMSVLLSYKAQPATHLFAWKGLNDPSTGDFSLGMDPTSNLQVFIWNGALPYFRFHVVNGNPVSGGMQQINGVDVIMYETTINTADKSYYMYTVSPGSPYIRILLDYTGKGRLLTWNSTTSSWAVIIEDPNSCDLYASCGPFGYCDRTEEIPTCRCLDGFELLDSLNFSRGCQRREALECGKEDYFMAMPNMKLPDKFLHIRNRSFQQCAAECTRNCSCVAYAYANLTNGETMGDTSRCLVWAGDLIDMGKQIFEEVLYIRLGKSPDQNTINLLIILLPIIACVLLLALGALVWAWKRTGKRQKKRRMLEYLSSMDESGDKNIIEFPFISFENIAIATDNFSDCNMIGRGGFGKVYKGMLEGTKEVAVKRLSKGSGQGTEEFKNEVVLIAKLQHKNLVKLLGCCIHEDEKLLVYEYLPNKSLDYFLFDSARKSLLQWPRRFKIIQGVARGIMYLHHDSRLTVIHRDLKSSNILLDKEMSPKISDFGMARIFCGDDDQLQANTNRVVGTYGYMSPEYAMQGTFSVKSDTYSFGVLLLEIISGLKISSSAHLIMDFSNLISYAWNIWKEGKIEDLVDSSVMENCSLDEVSRCIHISLLCVQDNPNCRPLMSVVVFMLENKMTPLPTPKQPTYFALRDYCPSRKTVDNKKLSINDISLTVLEGR; from the exons ATGATGAACAAGAAAGGCCTAATGGACATTGATATGGTCTATATTGCCGCCTTCATCATCCTCACATTCCTGAGCTCACTCTGTCGATCCGACAACCAGCTAACACAAACAAAGCCACTGTTGCCCAAAGACACGCTCATCTCGGAGGGCGGAGACTTTGCTCTTGGCTTCTTTTCCCCTACCAACTCCAGCAAGAAGCTGTACATAGGAATCTGGTACCACCACATTGCAGAACGCACTGTGGTATGGGTCGCTAACCGTGACAACCCAATTAAAACACCGTCAGCGAAGCTCGCCATCACCGGCAACTCAGAGCTGGTGTTGTCGGATTCCCAAGGCCACACTCTTTGGACGGCAACAGGAAACACAGGTGGAGGTGGCGCCGGAGCTTCTGCGGTGCTACTCAGCTCCGGGAACTTTGTCCTTCGGTCGCCGAACGGCACGGAGCTATGGCAAAGCTTCGATCACCCGACCGATAACGTTCTTCCAAACATGAGCGTCCTGCTAAGCTACAAGGCACAACCGGCGACACACTTATTTGCATGGAAGGGCCTTAACGATCCATCAACCGGAGATTTCTCTCTTGGTATGGATCCCACCTCAAACCTTCAGGTATTCATTTGGAATGGGGCGTTGCCATACTTCCGTTTCCATGTTGTTAATGGCAACCCGGTATCCGGTGGCATGCAACAAATCAATGGCGTCGACGTGATCATGTACGAAACAACTATCAACACGGCGGACAAGTCGTATTATATGTACACTGTCTCGCCTGGCTCACCATACATTCGCATTTTGTTGGACTATACAGGCAAGGGGAGGCTCCTCACTTGGAACAGCACCACTTCGTCATGGGCAGTCATCATTGAGGATCCTAATAGCTGTGATCTCTACGCCTCTTGTGGTCCGTTCGGCTATTGTGACCGCACGGAGGAAATCCCGACATGCCGGTGTCTTGACGGTTTTGAGCTCCTTGACAGTCTCAACTTCTCTAGAGGATGCCAGAGAAGGGAAGCACTGGAATGTGGAAAGGAAGACTACTTCATGGCCATGCCTAATATGAAGCTTCCTGACAAGTTCCTGCACATTAGGAATAGAAGCTTCCAGCAGTGTGCAGCTGAGTGCACTAGAAACTGCTCGTGTGTGGCATACGCCTACGCCAACCTAACCAATGGTGAAACTATGGGCGACACGTCAAGGTGTTTGGTTTGGGCTGGGGATCTCATCGACATGGGGAAGCAAATCTTTGAAGAGGTCTTGTACATTCGACTTGGCAAATCTCCTG ATCAAAACACGATCAATTTGCTGATCATTTTACTCCCGATCATAGCATGTGTGCTACTACTTGCACTCGGAGCGCTTGTCTGGGCATGGAAAAGAACAG GCAAACGACAAAAGAAGAGAAGGATGCTAGAATACTTGAGTTCTATGGATGAATCTGGTGACAAGAACATAATAGAGTTCCCATTTATTAGCTTTGAAAACATTGCAATAGCTACAGATAATTTCTCTGATTGCAATATGATTGGGAGAGGAGGTTTTGGCAAAGTATACAAG GGAATGTTGGAAGGCACAAAGGAAGTAGCTGTCAAGAGACTGAGCAAGGGTTCTGGGCAAGGCACCGAGGAGTTCAAAAATGAAGTAGTCTTAATTGCAAAGTTGCAGCACAAGAATCTAGTTAAGCTTCTTGGTTGTTGCATTCATGAAGATGAGAAGCTATTAGTTTATGAGTACCTACCCAACAAAAGTTTGGATTACTTCCTCTTTG ATTCTGCAAGAAAATCATTGCTTCAGTGGCCAAGAAGGTTCAAAATAATCCAGGGGGTTGCTAGAGGAATTATGTATCTCCATCATGACTCAAGATTAACTGTAATCCATAGAGATCTCAAATCAAGCAATATCTTGTTAGATAAGGAGATGAGCCCAAAGATATCAGATTTTGGCATGGCTAGGATATTCTGTGGTGATGACGACCAACTCCAAGCAAATACTAACCGAGTTGTCGGGACATA TGGTTACATGTCTCCCGAGTATGCAATGCAAGGCACGTTTTCAGTCAAGTCTGACACCTACAGCTTTGGTGTTCTATTGTTGGAGATCATAAGTGGATTAAAGATTAGCTCATCAGCACATCTAATCATGGATTTTTCTAACCTTATATCATAT GCATGGAACATATGGAAAGAAGGGAAAATAGAAGATTTGGTGGACTCATCTGTCATGGAGAATTGCTCCCTTGACGAAGTTTCACGATGCATCCATATATCACTCTTGTGTGTTCAAGACAATCCCAATTGCAGGCCACTCATGTCGGTGGTTGTGTTCATGCTGGAGAACAAAATGACACCGCTTCCAACGCCAAAGCAACCTACGTATTTTGCACTTAGAGACTACTGCCCATCTAGAAAGACAGTTGACAACAAGAAATTGTCCATAAATGATATAAGTCTCACTGTGCTAGAGGGTCGTTAG
- the LOC136520611 gene encoding G-type lectin S-receptor-like serine/threonine-protein kinase At4g27290 isoform X1: protein MMNKKGLMDIDMVYIAAFIILTFLSSLCRSDNQLTQTKPLLPKDTLISEGGDFALGFFSPTNSSKKLYIGIWYHHIAERTVVWVANRDNPIKTPSAKLAITGNSELVLSDSQGHTLWTATGNTGGGGAGASAVLLSSGNFVLRSPNGTELWQSFDHPTDNVLPNMSVLLSYKAQPATHLFAWKGLNDPSTGDFSLGMDPTSNLQVFIWNGALPYFRFHVVNGNPVSGGMQQINGVDVIMYETTINTADKSYYMYTVSPGSPYIRILLDYTGKGRLLTWNSTTSSWAVIIEDPNSCDLYASCGPFGYCDRTEEIPTCRCLDGFELLDSLNFSRGCQRREALECGKEDYFMAMPNMKLPDKFLHIRNRSFQQCAAECTRNCSCVAYAYANLTNGETMGDTSRCLVWAGDLIDMGKQIFEEVLYIRLGKSPDQNTINLLIILLPIIACVLLLALGALVWAWKRTGKRQKKRRMLEYLSSMDESGDKNIIEFPFISFENIAIATDNFSDCNMIGRGGFGKVYKGMLEGTKEVAVKRLSKGSGQGTEEFKNEVVLIAKLQHKNLVKLLGCCIHEDEKLLVYEYLPNKSLDYFLFDSARKSLLQWPRRFKIIQGVARGIMYLHHDSRLTVIHRDLKSSNILLDKEMSPKISDFGMARIFCGDDDQLQANTNRVVGTYGYMSPEYAMQGTFSVKSDTYSFGVLLLEIISGLKISSSAHLIMDFSNLISYVSTRTWSEFRTIHRRQNMISECETVMFQAWNIWKEGKIEDLVDSSVMENCSLDEVSRCIHISLLCVQDNPNCRPLMSVVVFMLENKMTPLPTPKQPTYFALRDYCPSRKTVDNKKLSINDISLTVLEGR, encoded by the exons ATGATGAACAAGAAAGGCCTAATGGACATTGATATGGTCTATATTGCCGCCTTCATCATCCTCACATTCCTGAGCTCACTCTGTCGATCCGACAACCAGCTAACACAAACAAAGCCACTGTTGCCCAAAGACACGCTCATCTCGGAGGGCGGAGACTTTGCTCTTGGCTTCTTTTCCCCTACCAACTCCAGCAAGAAGCTGTACATAGGAATCTGGTACCACCACATTGCAGAACGCACTGTGGTATGGGTCGCTAACCGTGACAACCCAATTAAAACACCGTCAGCGAAGCTCGCCATCACCGGCAACTCAGAGCTGGTGTTGTCGGATTCCCAAGGCCACACTCTTTGGACGGCAACAGGAAACACAGGTGGAGGTGGCGCCGGAGCTTCTGCGGTGCTACTCAGCTCCGGGAACTTTGTCCTTCGGTCGCCGAACGGCACGGAGCTATGGCAAAGCTTCGATCACCCGACCGATAACGTTCTTCCAAACATGAGCGTCCTGCTAAGCTACAAGGCACAACCGGCGACACACTTATTTGCATGGAAGGGCCTTAACGATCCATCAACCGGAGATTTCTCTCTTGGTATGGATCCCACCTCAAACCTTCAGGTATTCATTTGGAATGGGGCGTTGCCATACTTCCGTTTCCATGTTGTTAATGGCAACCCGGTATCCGGTGGCATGCAACAAATCAATGGCGTCGACGTGATCATGTACGAAACAACTATCAACACGGCGGACAAGTCGTATTATATGTACACTGTCTCGCCTGGCTCACCATACATTCGCATTTTGTTGGACTATACAGGCAAGGGGAGGCTCCTCACTTGGAACAGCACCACTTCGTCATGGGCAGTCATCATTGAGGATCCTAATAGCTGTGATCTCTACGCCTCTTGTGGTCCGTTCGGCTATTGTGACCGCACGGAGGAAATCCCGACATGCCGGTGTCTTGACGGTTTTGAGCTCCTTGACAGTCTCAACTTCTCTAGAGGATGCCAGAGAAGGGAAGCACTGGAATGTGGAAAGGAAGACTACTTCATGGCCATGCCTAATATGAAGCTTCCTGACAAGTTCCTGCACATTAGGAATAGAAGCTTCCAGCAGTGTGCAGCTGAGTGCACTAGAAACTGCTCGTGTGTGGCATACGCCTACGCCAACCTAACCAATGGTGAAACTATGGGCGACACGTCAAGGTGTTTGGTTTGGGCTGGGGATCTCATCGACATGGGGAAGCAAATCTTTGAAGAGGTCTTGTACATTCGACTTGGCAAATCTCCTG ATCAAAACACGATCAATTTGCTGATCATTTTACTCCCGATCATAGCATGTGTGCTACTACTTGCACTCGGAGCGCTTGTCTGGGCATGGAAAAGAACAG GCAAACGACAAAAGAAGAGAAGGATGCTAGAATACTTGAGTTCTATGGATGAATCTGGTGACAAGAACATAATAGAGTTCCCATTTATTAGCTTTGAAAACATTGCAATAGCTACAGATAATTTCTCTGATTGCAATATGATTGGGAGAGGAGGTTTTGGCAAAGTATACAAG GGAATGTTGGAAGGCACAAAGGAAGTAGCTGTCAAGAGACTGAGCAAGGGTTCTGGGCAAGGCACCGAGGAGTTCAAAAATGAAGTAGTCTTAATTGCAAAGTTGCAGCACAAGAATCTAGTTAAGCTTCTTGGTTGTTGCATTCATGAAGATGAGAAGCTATTAGTTTATGAGTACCTACCCAACAAAAGTTTGGATTACTTCCTCTTTG ATTCTGCAAGAAAATCATTGCTTCAGTGGCCAAGAAGGTTCAAAATAATCCAGGGGGTTGCTAGAGGAATTATGTATCTCCATCATGACTCAAGATTAACTGTAATCCATAGAGATCTCAAATCAAGCAATATCTTGTTAGATAAGGAGATGAGCCCAAAGATATCAGATTTTGGCATGGCTAGGATATTCTGTGGTGATGACGACCAACTCCAAGCAAATACTAACCGAGTTGTCGGGACATA TGGTTACATGTCTCCCGAGTATGCAATGCAAGGCACGTTTTCAGTCAAGTCTGACACCTACAGCTTTGGTGTTCTATTGTTGGAGATCATAAGTGGATTAAAGATTAGCTCATCAGCACATCTAATCATGGATTTTTCTAACCTTATATCATATGTAAGTACAAGGACATGGTCAGAATTCAGAACTATCCACAGGAGACAAAATATGATCTCTGAATGTGAGACTGTAATGTTTCAGGCATGGAACATATGGAAAGAAGGGAAAATAGAAGATTTGGTGGACTCATCTGTCATGGAGAATTGCTCCCTTGACGAAGTTTCACGATGCATCCATATATCACTCTTGTGTGTTCAAGACAATCCCAATTGCAGGCCACTCATGTCGGTGGTTGTGTTCATGCTGGAGAACAAAATGACACCGCTTCCAACGCCAAAGCAACCTACGTATTTTGCACTTAGAGACTACTGCCCATCTAGAAAGACAGTTGACAACAAGAAATTGTCCATAAATGATATAAGTCTCACTGTGCTAGAGGGTCGTTAG